In a single window of the Desulfovibrio mangrovi genome:
- a CDS encoding PhzF family phenazine biosynthesis isomerase, whose amino-acid sequence MDVTVLLVDAFTDKVGKGNRAGVVLDAEKLSPAQMQAIAAYVNVSETAFLLPPPAADSVKGGIPFDFGGMFMPDAADMLVRFFTPTVEVPVCGHATIATHYALAKAKGIREANHAMETGAGRMPVLVGPDAHGDPEVTMTQGEPRLGREVDAVDRAAIAATLGIQVGMIRTDIPTQYVSTGSEVIIMPLREAQVLHDMRPDFKALAALAPRLGCASLYVFVEAAEDCPYRIDGRMFCPAEGINEDPVTGMANGPAGVYLATHGMLPDEETVTFLARQGFAMGKEGFVDVTVYRFGGAVVAVQIAGKAVLAGELRLRVSDEGTVSPLP is encoded by the coding sequence ATGGACGTTACCGTGCTTCTGGTGGATGCCTTCACCGACAAAGTGGGTAAGGGAAACCGCGCAGGCGTGGTGCTGGATGCCGAAAAGCTGAGTCCGGCGCAGATGCAGGCCATTGCCGCCTATGTGAATGTTTCCGAGACGGCTTTTCTGCTGCCGCCGCCTGCCGCGGATTCGGTCAAGGGGGGCATTCCCTTTGATTTCGGCGGGATGTTCATGCCGGATGCCGCAGATATGCTGGTGCGCTTCTTCACACCGACGGTGGAGGTTCCCGTCTGCGGGCATGCCACCATTGCCACCCACTATGCCCTTGCCAAGGCAAAGGGCATCCGCGAGGCAAACCATGCCATGGAAACCGGTGCGGGGCGTATGCCCGTGCTGGTAGGACCCGATGCGCACGGGGATCCCGAGGTGACCATGACGCAGGGGGAGCCCCGTCTGGGCAGGGAGGTGGATGCTGTGGATAGGGCTGCCATTGCCGCCACGTTGGGCATTCAGGTGGGGATGATACGTACCGATATTCCCACGCAGTATGTTTCTACCGGCTCAGAGGTTATCATCATGCCGCTGCGGGAAGCTCAGGTGTTGCACGACATGCGCCCGGATTTCAAGGCGCTGGCGGCATTGGCTCCTCGTCTGGGCTGCGCTTCGCTGTACGTGTTCGTCGAAGCCGCAGAGGATTGTCCGTATCGCATAGACGGCCGCATGTTCTGCCCTGCCGAGGGCATTAACGAGGATCCGGTCACGGGCATGGCCAACGGGCCTGCGGGCGTGTACCTTGCGACCCACGGCATGCTGCCGGACGAAGAGACTGTGACCTTTTTGGCCCGTCAGGGCTTTGCCATGGGCAAGGAAGGTTTTGTGGATGTGACCGTGTACCGCTTCGGCGGGGCCGTGGTGGCAGTGCAGATCGCAGGCAAGGCCGTGCTTGCGGGTGAGCTACGTCTGCGCGTGAGCGATGAGGGTACCGTTTCGCCGTTGCCCTGA